The proteins below are encoded in one region of Oreochromis niloticus isolate F11D_XX linkage group LG6, O_niloticus_UMD_NMBU, whole genome shotgun sequence:
- the LOC100696764 gene encoding voltage-dependent calcium channel gamma-5 subunit isoform X1, whose protein sequence is MSLCGRKALTLLSSVFAVCGLGLLGIAVSTDYWLYLEEGVILPLNQSTEMRMSLHSGLWRVCFLAEKQPSRQVLSQSKPGEENGRCFTIEYVMPTNVQMTSESTVSVLKMIRSSTPFPLVSLFFMFIGFVLSNIGHIRPHRTILAFVSGIFFILSGLSLVVGLVLYISNINDEMLNRTKTNEAYFSYKYGWSFAFAAISFLLTETAGVMSVYLFMKRYTAEEMYRPHQGFYRPRLSNCSDYSGQFLHPDAWAGRGRSPSSISSEASLQMNSSNYPALLKCPEYEQMSSSPC, encoded by the exons ATGAGCCTATGTGGCAGGAAGGCGCTGACGTTGCTGAGCAGCGTGTTCGCCGTCTGCGGCCTCGGCCTGTTGGGGATCGCCGTGAGCACCGACTACTGGCTCTACCTGGAGGAGGGCGTCATCCTTCCTCTCAACCAGAGCACCGAGATGCGCATGTCGCTCCACTCTGGTCTGTGGAGGGTTTGCTTTTTGGCTG AGAAGCAACCGTCCAGACAAGTGTTGTCCCAGAGTAAACCAG GAGAAGAGAATGGACGGTGTTTTACCATTGAGTATGTGATGCCCACTAATGTGCAGATGACATCTGAGTCTACTGTTAGTGTACTCA AGATGATTCGCTCTTCTACACCCTTTCCTCTGGTCAGCCTCTTCTTCATGTTCATTGGTTTTGTACTCAGTAATATTGGCCACATTCGACCACATCGCACCATCTTGGCCTTTGTTTCTGGAATCTTCTTCATCTTGTCAG GTCTGTCTCTGGTTGTTGGTCTGGTGTTGTACATCTCCAATATTAATGATGAAATGTTGAACAGGACCAAAACTAATGAGGCTTACTTCAGCTACAAGTATGGATGGTCATTTGCATTTGCTGCCATCTCCTTCTTGCTCACTGAG ACGGCAGGTGTGATGTCAGTGTACCTGTTCATGAAGCGTTACACAGCAGAGGAAATGTACAGGCCCCATCAGGGCTTCTACAGACCTCGTCTCAGCAACTGCTCAGATTACTCCGGACAGTTTCTCCATCCAGACGCTTGGGCCGGACGTGGTCGCAGTCCTTCCTCCATCTCCTCCGAGGCCTCACTGCAGATGAACTCCTCTAACTACCCCGCCCTTCTCAAGTGTCCAGAGTATGAACAAATGTCCTCCTCACCCTGCTGA
- the LOC100696764 gene encoding voltage-dependent calcium channel gamma-5 subunit isoform X2, giving the protein MSLCGRKALTLLSSVFAVCGLGLLGIAVSTDYWLYLEEGVILPLNQSTEMRMSLHSGLWRVCFLAGEENGRCFTIEYVMPTNVQMTSESTVSVLKMIRSSTPFPLVSLFFMFIGFVLSNIGHIRPHRTILAFVSGIFFILSGLSLVVGLVLYISNINDEMLNRTKTNEAYFSYKYGWSFAFAAISFLLTETAGVMSVYLFMKRYTAEEMYRPHQGFYRPRLSNCSDYSGQFLHPDAWAGRGRSPSSISSEASLQMNSSNYPALLKCPEYEQMSSSPC; this is encoded by the exons ATGAGCCTATGTGGCAGGAAGGCGCTGACGTTGCTGAGCAGCGTGTTCGCCGTCTGCGGCCTCGGCCTGTTGGGGATCGCCGTGAGCACCGACTACTGGCTCTACCTGGAGGAGGGCGTCATCCTTCCTCTCAACCAGAGCACCGAGATGCGCATGTCGCTCCACTCTGGTCTGTGGAGGGTTTGCTTTTTGGCTG GAGAAGAGAATGGACGGTGTTTTACCATTGAGTATGTGATGCCCACTAATGTGCAGATGACATCTGAGTCTACTGTTAGTGTACTCA AGATGATTCGCTCTTCTACACCCTTTCCTCTGGTCAGCCTCTTCTTCATGTTCATTGGTTTTGTACTCAGTAATATTGGCCACATTCGACCACATCGCACCATCTTGGCCTTTGTTTCTGGAATCTTCTTCATCTTGTCAG GTCTGTCTCTGGTTGTTGGTCTGGTGTTGTACATCTCCAATATTAATGATGAAATGTTGAACAGGACCAAAACTAATGAGGCTTACTTCAGCTACAAGTATGGATGGTCATTTGCATTTGCTGCCATCTCCTTCTTGCTCACTGAG ACGGCAGGTGTGATGTCAGTGTACCTGTTCATGAAGCGTTACACAGCAGAGGAAATGTACAGGCCCCATCAGGGCTTCTACAGACCTCGTCTCAGCAACTGCTCAGATTACTCCGGACAGTTTCTCCATCCAGACGCTTGGGCCGGACGTGGTCGCAGTCCTTCCTCCATCTCCTCCGAGGCCTCACTGCAGATGAACTCCTCTAACTACCCCGCCCTTCTCAAGTGTCCAGAGTATGAACAAATGTCCTCCTCACCCTGCTGA